The Coffea arabica cultivar ET-39 chromosome 2c, Coffea Arabica ET-39 HiFi, whole genome shotgun sequence genome includes the window GTTTCCCTTGCTGGgtaaccattttttttattcctttttttttggtggaaaaaaaattcttacttttaaGCAATAAATAGAAAAGACGAGAAAAAATAACTTGAAGTGAAGTTGGGATGGTGATTGTTTCTGCTTGTCGATAGTAGACTCTTCATCAGGGCTGACCTTGTCATCAATTATAAACTAATGCCCCAAATCTTCTATGAACTTTTACAACATTGTGGATTAAAAATCTGTTCTGTGAAGCTGATATAAATGCTCTGGTTCTTCACATGAATGACTGGTCTTTCTACCATTTCTCTTTGACAGAAACAAAGTTGATTTGAAGTCACAGCCTGTGGAATCTGGCTTTCCTGAAAGAGAGACTTTCCGGTACTATCATATTAGAAATGCTATGCAGGTATTAGTTTCTTAAAGCTTTCTCCTGCTAGTCAAATTTGTCGTATGCAGCATTTGAGTCCTGATGGCTTCCATTCATTGCTGCATTTGAGAGGGGTCTGTCTTCAGCTGCCTTCCACAGAAAATCCTTCATAGGACCAGTGTTTTGTAAAGTTTTCTATGGCAAATGACTACAGTATGTATTCGTTTATACTGTAATTCCTAAGGAGGCAGAAAGCATGGGTTTAATGCACCATATTAAAAACTGAACTTCATTCCTTGTtgaaaaccaaaaagaaaactaTGCAGATTaagaagaaaattcaagaaagagAAGCACCCTTAAAAGCTACACCCAGTTTTGTCCTTTGCAAAGTCTCGTGCAGTGTATGCATAGGCTCAGATAGTGTGTCTGCCTTTTGTTTAAGTATTTGAAATAGATGAAGGAGAGGACAGTGGCAAAGCCTCACAGCCGCTTAAGAAAATTGGAATATCAGGTAGGGGCACCGTGGCAAAGGTAACATAATTATTTTACTTCTGGTAAATTTCGCGGCACAATCGAACTGAAGAAATTTGATTGATATATTGTTGTCTGGCTGAAATTGATTTTTGTAGTCATAGCATATTAGCACAAACCTTTTGATCCTCTCCGAATTGCAAGAAAATTGGTGAAGACCGTCCTAGTTTCAGAATTGTGGTATCTTATATTATAAGAAGTATAAAGAGTATGGTACTCCATACAGCTTTGTCTGGTTGAAGAATTACTTTGACACAGATTTGGTTTGCATGATTTATTATCTATTTATTGGAGTctgtttagaaaattttcaaacgGAACTGGGCCCAGATCTTTTTATGGCCTTAAGGATGTTATTATCAGAAAATTGTGAATTGGAGAAATGGGTCTAAATGCCTGACGTGATCACTTATCAACATGGAGAATATGGCTGTGAATATTATCAAGGGCCTTCGATTGAATGTGTCCTTTCTGTCTCTTTTTTCTGCTGATAGATGCTGTATTTTACTTAATCACACGCACTAAGAAGTTCACATACATGGAGTCCACAACTTACACAAGCTCACACTTTCTGAAGTTGGTGCATTCCCAGGCAATGAGCTTCTTTCTCTGCTCAGTATcattaatattttctttttgaattcttTGCAGCTGCGCATTGATGATATCCCAAGTTTACTGGCAGAGTACAAGGAGCTGTTATCATATGTAAAAGAAAACTGAAAGCTTAAACAGAGTTCTGTGAAGCATTGTGAATTGGATCTTTCATTTTCTAATTGACTTGTTAGCGTATTAGATAGCTGTTCATTCCAAAGCGCCTCGCGATGTCTGTTTTCTTCAGCTTAAACAGACGACTACATATTATACCTATTTGTGAACTGGCGGAGCAGACTACGAGTTAATGGATCTCCTCTTTGTGCAacatttcatttgttttagaCTAGCGAGGATAGAAAAGTCAATGCAAAagtaatgttaaaaaaaaaaaaaaaaaaaaacttgttctGCGACTCTCTTTTATTTCGGATAAGGTGCTGTGACTTTGTTGAATCTCAATTTTTAGGCGGAATTCAGGATTGCAAATGCCAACTATGTATCTTGATTTGTTGAAGTTTGTATTAGAAGCTGTAGACTGGCTTTATTTCCTTCTCCTTCACGGTGATGCGGTGCGGGCGTTGCATATTTCACAACACTCCACTCACTTTTGGCTACAACAACCTTGCAGAAAATCAGCTCCCTCAATATATAGTTGTTGAGGCCAGATTTGCTTATGCAAAACTGGATTCCTGACTAGAATTCTTTACACCACACAGCCTACACATACACGCATACACTGGCAGCACTCAAGCGATTCAGTACTTGTTATTATGTACCCATTAATGCAGTGTTCTTCTAGTAATAGACTAATAGTTAGCAAGATGCTTCCTCGTAAaacaagaaaaggagaaaagggaACACAAGTTGGCGCCAATACATAATACTTTACAGAAACTCTTTATGGCAGAATTTGACCAGTATTAGCGGGCAGTGCTGACAAATTTGCTGAGCTCCTCAAGCTTTCTCATTCTCAGTTTCTCGCTTTCGTTCACCAGCTGCAACGTCATGAGGCGGGGAGGAAACAGCAGAAAGGAATCAGGATTAGATCAACTAGGACTTGTAAAACTGGAAAAGGGTGGATGAATATACAGTGCCTCCAAATGGAGACTGtttcgaattcgaaatcgatCTTCACCTCCATTAATGTGGTCGTTAGTTGGGCTTTTTCGTTGCTTTTCTCTTGGAAAATATCCAAAACTTCCTTGTGTTCTTTCTCCTGTTGAGCGTTTCACACCACTCGTTATATGATGCACCAAAACAATATGATggattataatatatacatgccTGATGCtcaatttaccttcttttggcAGGCCTGTCCTAGTGATTTCAGTTCTCGATTGACCAAGTCGATTCTTTTGCGGGCAGCTGCCACTTCCTTCTTCATGGGATCCGTCAAAACCTCAAGCTCCTGCTAGTTAACAATTACCAAGAAATAGATGATTTCGTGCTAAGTCCAATTATGAATCAGAAAAGTAGTTCGAGTTTCTTATGAGTTCTCCACATGGATTTTAGTTACCTCCCATATCTGTGCCAAACGCCTAGTTTCTTCCTCAGCACGGTTGAGCTGAGACTCCACCCTCTCtttcatctccatcttcttcCTCTCGATCTCTTCTTCTCTAGCTTGAAATGATGCAATTGCCATCTTCGCCATCTCCTCATCATCATGATCGTCCATCGATGACCTCCCGCTGCTTCCTATACTtgcaatgttcttcattctccGAGTACTGTAGTACCGGTTCGGTTTCTTTCCAAGCAAACTGGACACTCCCGCAAGAATTAAGACATGGGAATCATCAGTTGGTTTCTACAGCCTtgggtttctttccttttgtagAGTGTTCTCTTTATCTACTTTTGCTTTCGCTTTAAAACTTTCTATCTGTCTATCTCTGATCTCTTGCTTACACTTGAAACTATTTTGGTaaaagcaagcccttttgtgAGTGTGTTATTCTCATCATCTTTAAAAACAATTGCAACTGTTTTGAGGAGGACCAACATGGACGCTTAATCTGCTGCCGGAGAATTATGTACGGATTTTGGAAAACCACGAGAAATACATGATTTTTTGTCCTGCTATTTGTTGCATAAATGAGCTTAACTATTGGCCATACCTGCAAATATATTGGTACTATCCCAAAGTTTGCTTGAAGCATGGGAAAGTTCGTTGAAGGCCAACCAGCTTGTGATTTTATCGGATTCAGTGTGACCATATATCAGGTAAAGAGGCTTTGTACCTTGGCTCAAAAGCTAAGGCAggttaaaaaacaaaagaataggAATCCAACTTTTTATTGCGACGAGACGAACGAGTTTAACTTTGGTACAGGATTGGTAATACAGGCTTAGTCGCACTGACTTTGTCGGTACTATTAATGTGTTCTTCCATCCTTCACAAGGCAAATTCTTTGGTGCCCCGCAAGGCATGGTTCGGCCGAGTCGTTATTGAAATGGAGCTTTTCATTTTGATATCAGGATAAGATGACTTTGAAATGCACGAATCATCGAGAACTCAGTCAAGAAGTCTCCGACAAGGATAAAGACGATCGAATCACACCGAGTAGTTTCGACTCATTCCGAATCAaagtcaaatccaataaaaaaaaaagtacattttacagatttttttttattaatatttcttattttttttaattattcacaatttttagaatattaaatgctTCAAAATTTACGTCTCGCTGAAATCGTGACGATATGTTGAGACCGATGTAAAACAGTTGGAGCCGTGACCAACATTTTGAGTCATGCTGCGAGGGTACCTTGCTTTTCCAGTTTTTCGCATGCGCTGACTAGTAACAAAAGTTAAGAAATGAGTGTCAAAAAATGTTAAATTGGTACTCACTAAAGGATATGGTGCTTATGTGACAATTAGTGATTTAATTTCTGCATTGTCGAATTCATGTGTACTAGGACTCTAGGACTCTTTTTGTGATACTGCTACAAGTTTGGTAGATTGGGGCGTTGGAACAATTTAGATGTAGCACTATATGGGCGCACAATCAACTTGTGTTCTAACTTGAGCAAAAGCATGTACAAACGTAGGCTCGTCtcgtttgaattgctattttttagaaagaaaaattatattttttatgaatatattttttaattaatttactTATGTCacattcattaaattattataatatattttttacaaaaattttagaaaataacaaTTCAAGCGGGGTCCACTGCACACAAGGAAGGCGTGCAATTTTAGTTAACCTGAACCATACAAATTTGGAATTCGGATTGGTGAATCCAATCGGGATAGTGAGCCCGCGATTCTCCTCTAATCGTTTTAAAGAGGAGCAACTACAATAGACCTTTGGTTCAGTGGCTCGGTATTGTATGCCTTTCGGTATTTTGTGTAAATTTCAAGATTATACATGTAcattaaaattttatattcATGCCTACAACCaatataattcttttttttttttgtaaaattataTGAATGTACgctaaattaaattaaattaaattacatatataaCAACAACCACGACAATGACACCTGAATCTTAATCGTACTTGCCCTTAGTCCCTCTGCAAGGATGTTTGGTTAATTAAAAGACAGTAAAATTTACTGACGGTCAGCGAAGGCTACATGGAATAGAGATAAGACATGTAAGCTAGTGCTGCACAAACGAATTTCttgtgatgatgatgatgatgtttGACAGGATAGAAATGCTAAAAAAACATTTCTAAATCACTGAGTTGAAGgattttttattaaaacaaaTTCTAAGTTATCTGTAACGTAAACCCTAACCCTGACCCTTACCGTAAGTGTAACCctaacaaaaaattttctttttttactgaggaagaggattttttttaaaaaaaaaacatttctgACCGTTGCGCCACGTTGGACCGACGGTCAgaggattttaaaaaaaaataaaaattcctgGCCGTCGCGCCATGTTGGAGCGACGGCCAGAAATTTCTGACACCTCTGACCGTCGCTCCAACATGGCGCGATGGCCAGaggaactttaaaaaaaaaatttttgctgcCCGTCACGCCATGTTGGAGCGACGGGCATACAATTATACCACCCAGCTAAAGAACCACATTTGACGGCTAATTTTGGGAAGCATCAATATTTCAATCAATTAGCCTAGATTTGATCTTGTTGACCATGTGGTCCAATTTTGCCACATTTTGTATACAGGCTTTATCTAAGTATTTTCAATGAGGCAATGGCACGGAGGATTCAAAAAACGATAAAAACTTGGATAGACTTGATCTTTTAGACGGTGTATACCAATTTTGCAACATTTCAATTCTTGGATGGGTGACAtactatataataaaatttgggTAAAATTTGGATCACATGATCTGCACCTGATTGAATCTATCCTAGTGTTTTTAGTGGGATCACAGCACAAAGGTTTCAAAAAATACGTACCACTGTTTCTTGTTTGACCAACTAGTCATATGTCTCTCCGAGGAGATaagaaaaaatgtaaaataaacaCCAATTTTCCTGTGGCCGATGGGTGACACCTGATCGAGTTTTGAAACCGGCTCTATCTTTCCGATAATACCCTTAGCACATTCACATATTCACCAATTTAGTCTTCTCCCAATGTACCTGTTGCACATAAGACAAACCCTATTACATTTCACAAATCCAAataatttttccttaatttttctCTTTGGAGAGAGAAATTAAAATTCTCAAACAACGAATCTGCAGCCCCATCGATCAGAATATTGCTTCAATTTCAAGGCAAGGTAATCCAATTGTTTTTTTGGGGGCAAATTTCGGATTTTCGATATTAAGCCCTAATTTTTTAATTAGGTCTCGTTTGATTTTCTTGTTTAAGcatttaatttcttcttcgttAGTCTATAATGGGGGAACCATATGCGATTTTCTGGTGTTTTTCCTGTATTAAGCTCCTGCTTCTCTAGGATGAGTTCCCCTTTTAACCTTGAGCATAAGttgataaaaattttaaattgatcattttttaaaatctaagacaaagggttTTGATGGATTCTTGGAGTAAAGTTATGTGCATATGTGGAAATGgtattccttttttattttggattttgatTGTTGTAGGGGTTGGGGATTTGATTGTGGTTTATGTGCTGAATTTGGTAATTTTTGGCATCTACTTGAAATCTCGGTTTAATCCTTcaatatttggaattgtttaCTTAAAACCCTGATCCTTGTTAGATGGAGGAAATGTTTAGAAGATAAAGATTTTAACTTCTATAGTTGGGTTTGGAAATGAAGAATGTATGGTAAGTTAGTTATTTAAGACCTTTCCCTGTTTTCGGCAGATGAAGAATCAATAGCTTTCTAGTAACTTGTCCTTTTCGCATAGTTTCAAGAAATTATGCATCAGAAGCCATTCTCTAGTCTTTTAGTCAAAGTCTTGTCATCCAAATTGTAGCTGTGGTTTGTCAAGCGATAAGGGAAAACCTGTTATTAGTTACAATGTCAGATTTCTTAGTATAATAGCTTAGGGGTGATAATGATAAACAATGTCTCTGTTACTTATCTTTGACCATTATTTGACTCGCAGGGTTGTGCAACTTGTGGTCATATGAGATCTTACAGGCCATCTACTTTGAATGCTCATTATAAGATGAGTTTTGAGGCTATGCGAACGAAAGAAAAGAGTAAACCTGAGAGAAGAGTACATGGCGTAGCCATCCACGATGATGCTGGACGGAAGGACTTCTGTGATATCTCTTTGAGGATGCTGAAGAGAGCATCCCCCTATAGCTCAACTGTTTTGGATGCATATACTGGAACACAGAATGTTAATGCTGTAGGTAGGGAAGGTAAGAGACAAAGAGTGGATCAAGCCACTTTCAGGAGAAAGGTAGATGCTTTTGCTTACCCGGGAGTTAGTCCCATTGAGAAATGCACACACAATACCTTTTACAAAGGAGTAAGTGGATATTATGACTTGAACAGAGCTAAAGTCAATACTGCTGTTACTGGCTCTAATATTGCTGCGAGTTCAGAAGATAATGATTTTGATTGTGATGCTTCTTCTGTCGGGAGTTGTAGTGCTAGCAGTATGAGGGCAGataagttttctaattttgctGTAGCAGTTCCTTTCCTAGGTACAGATATGCTTTCCACTGATGCTGAATCTTATTGCCGTTCCTTTGATGAAGTGGAGAATCTCTCTCATTGTTCCAAAGAAAGTGTAGAAGTAAGTATTCATAAGTTAGAGTTGCATGCTTATCGCTGCACTCTGGAGGCATTATATGCTTCTGGCCCATTAAGTTGGGATAAAGAACTATTATTGACTAATCTCCGCATTATGCTCCATATTTCCAATGATGAACATTTGACAGAGCTGAAGAACCTTATTCCATCTGGTAGTACTCAATAGCCTCTCCAGATATTATTCTTTCTATCGACAGAGGATCTTATATTGTCCCTTTTCTTTACTCAACTGTATGTCAAGCAAGATAACTTAATGTACTTGGTTTATCCTTCTTGGATAACCAAATTTGGTCCATCTATAGAGTTCCTGACAATGTAATTAGGTGTCAACAATTTTCAAAGAAGTGAATGTATTTAGATTGGTTCTTGTTtactccttttttgtttttactaGGTTATGCTTGATATACTTATTGTAGTTGAGATGCATATCAGGTGATGGAACAATTTTTTTAAGCTTTAAGCTTAAAGCAGTAGAAGACCTGGTGCAGGTTATTGAAATCATAGTGTCTGATCTAGTGTTGCTGCTGCAGATTAAACATATGATCCATGATTATTCTTGCAGATAAGATAGAATACTTTTTTAgcattt containing:
- the LOC113725695 gene encoding uncharacterized protein isoform X2, yielding MRSYRPSTLNAHYKMSFEAMRTKEKSKPERRVHGVAIHDDAGRKDFCDISLRMLKRASPYSSTVLDAYTGTQNVNAVGREGKRQRVDQATFRRKVDAFAYPGVSPIEKCTHNTFYKGVSGYYDLNRAKVNTAVTGSNIAASSEDNDFDCDASSVGSCSASSMRADKFSNFAVAVPFLGTDMLSTDAESYCRSFDEVENLSHCSKESVEGCILKHASPA
- the LOC113725691 gene encoding uncharacterized protein, with translation MKNIASIGSSGRSSMDDHDDEEMAKMAIASFQAREEEIERKKMEMKERVESQLNRAEEETRRLAQIWEELEVLTDPMKKEVAAARKRIDLVNRELKSLGQACQKKEKEHKEVLDIFQEKSNEKAQLTTTLMELVNESEKLRMRKLEELSKFVSTAR
- the LOC113725695 gene encoding uncharacterized protein isoform X1 → MRSYRPSTLNAHYKMSFEAMRTKEKSKPERRVHGVAIHDDAGRKDFCDISLRMLKRASPYSSTVLDAYTGTQNVNAVGREGKRQRVDQATFRRKVDAFAYPGVSPIEKCTHNTFYKGVSGYYDLNRAKVNTAVTGSNIAASSEDNDFDCDASSVGSCSASSMRADKFSNFAVAVPFLGTDMLSTDAESYCRSFDEVENLSHCSKESVEVSIHKLELHAYRCTLEALYASGPLSWDKELLLTNLRIMLHISNDEHLTELKNLIPSGSTQ